From a single Polynucleobacter asymbioticus QLW-P1DMWA-1 genomic region:
- the greB gene encoding transcription elongation factor GreB yields MEEKNYITPVGHERIKTELLQLLNLDRPEVVKVVHWAASNGDRSENGDYIYGKKRLREIDRRIRFLNQRLEFAVVVDNSARKSGDQDAEQIFFGATVTYSPLKGADAGKEITITIVGVDEVDLEKNHVSWVSPIAKALIKARLGDCVKIQTPTGPTEIEILEVQYL; encoded by the coding sequence GAGCTCTTACAGCTCTTAAACCTTGATAGACCGGAGGTTGTCAAGGTTGTCCACTGGGCTGCCTCTAATGGAGATCGCTCTGAAAATGGGGACTATATTTATGGAAAAAAGCGCTTACGGGAGATAGATCGCCGAATTCGCTTTCTGAATCAACGCCTGGAATTTGCTGTGGTGGTCGATAATTCAGCCCGAAAATCGGGGGATCAAGATGCTGAACAGATCTTTTTTGGAGCTACGGTGACCTATTCCCCACTAAAGGGAGCCGATGCTGGCAAGGAAATTACCATCACGATTGTTGGTGTTGATGAAGTCGATTTAGAAAAAAATCATGTCAGCTGGGTTTCCCCCATCGCCAAAGCCCTGATCAAGGCAAGATTGGGTGATTGCGTCAAGATTCAAACGCCGACTGGACCTACGGAAATAGAGATATTAGAGGTTCAATACCTCTAA
- a CDS encoding RelA/SpoT family protein, whose protein sequence is MQTDLLDSQSDTPVTINKLSGKKSIIADLLAQSSRHLFGPTSSPTLPLKHQVVSIEGLLSKLTYLKPEEVVQIKKAFQFSDAAHLGQYRHSGEPYITHPVAVAELCATWRLDAPSIMAALLHDVIEDTGCTKADLVEKFGNKVAELVEGLTKLDKLEFQSHAEAQAESFRKMFMAMARDVRVILVKLADRTHNMRTLDAVPIEKRRRVAAETIEIYAPIAHRLGLNIIYRDLQDLSFRYSMPMRFRVIEGAVKRARGNRKEMIEKILQASRMAFAKANLDVDLRGREKTLFSIYNKMRAKHLSFSQVLDVYAFRVTVGSIDECYRALGILHSLYKPMPGKFKDYIAIPKLNGYQSLHTTLLGPSGVPVEFQIRTTDMHAIAEAGVAAHWAYKDGSPDMSEVQNRAHQWLQSLIDIQDTSGDSQEFLEHVKIDLFPDAVYVFTPAGQIRALPRGATALDFAYSIHSDLGNTCVAVKINGLQLPLRSELKNGDIIEVITSANSQPNPGWLAFVRTGKARASIRHSLKTKHYSESLQLGERLLANALRQQGVDAALLTPEIWEKLMHWTGDKTREEACVNIALGRRSPQELAIRLKILVDDEDGGEQMRLGTGDWVAPQQEGHHHQRQAILVDGREGNSISFQSCCHPIPGDNIIGYLGKGEGLQVHANDCPTALRMLSKDSDKWVEVEWGKELNREFEVDLAIDTRQGKGVLARVASSVTSADSNIMNVSMEDRFKEDSVTIRFTIQVYDRLHLSKVMRSLRTNPDVMRVTRTRAG, encoded by the coding sequence GTGCAAACCGATCTGCTGGATTCTCAGTCAGACACTCCCGTCACCATCAATAAGTTAAGTGGTAAAAAATCGATCATTGCCGACTTATTAGCGCAATCGAGTCGCCATTTATTTGGGCCTACATCAAGCCCAACTCTCCCTTTAAAGCATCAAGTCGTTTCGATTGAGGGGCTTTTATCTAAGTTAACTTACCTCAAGCCTGAAGAAGTTGTTCAGATCAAAAAAGCATTTCAATTTTCAGATGCTGCGCATTTAGGCCAATATCGCCATAGTGGCGAGCCTTACATCACTCACCCAGTTGCCGTTGCTGAGCTCTGTGCCACATGGCGCCTAGATGCACCCTCCATCATGGCTGCCTTATTACATGATGTGATTGAAGATACAGGCTGCACTAAAGCCGATCTTGTTGAAAAGTTTGGTAACAAGGTTGCTGAACTGGTAGAAGGGCTCACTAAGCTCGATAAATTAGAGTTTCAGAGTCATGCTGAGGCGCAAGCAGAAAGCTTTCGCAAAATGTTTATGGCGATGGCACGAGATGTACGGGTGATATTGGTAAAGCTCGCTGATCGTACACACAATATGCGCACCTTAGATGCGGTGCCGATTGAAAAGCGCCGTAGAGTCGCCGCTGAAACCATTGAGATTTACGCACCCATTGCACACCGCCTGGGTCTGAATATTATTTACCGAGATTTGCAAGACCTTAGCTTCCGCTACTCAATGCCGATGCGTTTCCGAGTAATTGAGGGTGCGGTTAAGCGGGCGCGGGGTAATCGCAAGGAGATGATTGAAAAGATTTTGCAAGCATCTCGTATGGCATTTGCAAAAGCGAATCTTGATGTAGATCTGCGCGGCCGTGAAAAAACGCTGTTTAGTATTTACAACAAAATGCGTGCCAAACATTTGAGTTTTTCTCAAGTGTTGGATGTATACGCGTTTCGCGTTACGGTAGGCAGTATTGATGAGTGCTATCGGGCTCTAGGAATTCTGCATTCTCTCTACAAGCCGATGCCAGGTAAATTTAAAGATTACATTGCCATTCCCAAGTTGAATGGCTACCAGTCTTTACACACTACTTTATTAGGCCCCTCTGGTGTGCCTGTGGAATTTCAGATTCGCACTACTGATATGCATGCGATTGCCGAGGCGGGTGTAGCGGCTCACTGGGCCTATAAGGACGGCTCTCCAGATATGAGCGAGGTTCAAAACCGTGCACATCAATGGTTGCAATCCTTAATTGATATTCAAGACACCAGTGGAGACTCTCAAGAGTTCTTAGAGCACGTCAAGATTGATTTATTTCCAGATGCTGTTTATGTATTCACCCCAGCAGGCCAGATTAGAGCTTTGCCACGAGGCGCCACTGCACTTGATTTTGCTTATTCCATTCACAGTGATTTGGGTAATACCTGTGTGGCCGTAAAAATTAATGGCTTGCAGTTACCTTTGCGTAGTGAGTTAAAGAACGGCGACATTATTGAAGTGATTACCTCTGCAAATTCTCAACCCAACCCAGGTTGGCTGGCATTTGTGCGAACTGGTAAAGCCCGCGCCTCCATTCGGCACTCACTAAAAACAAAGCACTACTCAGAGTCGCTCCAATTAGGCGAACGCTTATTGGCCAATGCTTTGCGCCAACAAGGGGTAGATGCTGCATTGCTGACCCCAGAAATTTGGGAAAAGCTCATGCACTGGACGGGTGATAAAACCCGCGAGGAAGCCTGCGTCAATATCGCCTTGGGTCGTAGATCTCCTCAAGAGTTGGCTATTCGCCTCAAAATCTTGGTAGATGATGAGGATGGCGGCGAACAAATGCGTCTTGGCACTGGGGATTGGGTTGCTCCTCAGCAGGAAGGTCACCACCATCAGCGCCAAGCGATCTTAGTAGATGGGCGCGAAGGAAATTCCATTAGCTTCCAATCCTGCTGCCATCCTATTCCAGGTGACAACATTATTGGTTATCTCGGTAAAGGTGAGGGACTTCAGGTTCACGCTAATGATTGCCCTACAGCACTTCGCATGCTATCGAAAGATAGCGATAAATGGGTGGAGGTGGAGTGGGGCAAAGAACTTAATCGAGAATTTGAAGTTGATCTTGCAATTGATACGCGTCAAGGTAAGGGCGTATTGGCGCGAGTTGCTAGTAGCGTCACATCTGCAGACTCCAACATCATGAATGTTTCGATGGAAGATCGATTTAAAGAAGATTCTGTGACGATTCGTTTTACGATTCAGGTCTATGACCGTCTACATCTCTCTAAAGTGATGCGGAGCTTACGCACCAATCCAGATGTGATGCGTGTGACGCGAACTAGGGCCGGTTAA
- the rpoZ gene encoding DNA-directed RNA polymerase subunit omega, which translates to MARITVEDCLKTIPNRFELVLAATYRARQLVQGHSPRVESRDKATVVALREVAAGVTDRDMLTKVPL; encoded by the coding sequence ATGGCCCGTATTACTGTAGAAGATTGCCTTAAAACTATTCCTAATCGTTTTGAACTTGTATTGGCTGCGACTTATCGTGCTCGCCAATTGGTTCAAGGTCATTCGCCACGTGTTGAGTCCAGAGATAAAGCCACTGTTGTTGCTTTGCGTGAAGTGGCAGCTGGTGTAACCGACCGTGACATGTTGACCAAAGTACCTTTGTAA
- the gmk gene encoding guanylate kinase, with protein sequence MNGSNSTSSYQGSMLMIVAPSGAGKSSLVNALLKEDAGLKLSLSTTTRAPRPGEMDGKDYRFVAQDEFAQERDQGHFLEWAEVHGHFYGTSKPWIESQMQSGSDVILEIDWQGAQQIRKLIPSVQWIFIFPPSIEALEERLRKRGQDDEATIQRRLAAAHVELTHAHEADYIVVNDSFEQALADLKHILASSRLRSGPSMARNPALLKRLGV encoded by the coding sequence ATGAACGGTTCAAACTCCACTTCCTCTTATCAAGGCAGCATGTTGATGATTGTGGCTCCTTCGGGAGCAGGTAAATCCTCCTTGGTAAATGCTTTACTAAAAGAAGATGCAGGCCTGAAATTATCTCTTTCAACAACAACCCGAGCGCCTAGACCAGGTGAAATGGATGGAAAAGATTATCGTTTTGTTGCGCAAGATGAATTTGCCCAAGAACGCGATCAGGGTCATTTCTTAGAATGGGCAGAAGTTCATGGACATTTTTATGGCACCTCCAAGCCCTGGATTGAATCTCAAATGCAGTCAGGCAGCGACGTCATTTTAGAAATTGATTGGCAAGGTGCTCAACAGATTCGTAAACTCATTCCTTCAGTTCAATGGATTTTTATTTTTCCTCCCTCGATTGAGGCCCTAGAAGAGCGCCTGCGCAAGCGGGGGCAGGATGATGAAGCCACCATTCAAAGGCGGCTTGCAGCTGCCCATGTGGAGTTAACACATGCCCACGAAGCTGATTACATCGTAGTTAATGATTCTTTTGAGCAGGCTTTAGCAGATTTAAAGCACATTCTGGCTTCTAGTCGCCTTCGCTCAGGCCCCAGCATGGCCCGTAATCCAGCGCTTTTGAAGCGCCTCGGGGTCTAA
- a CDS encoding YicC/YloC family endoribonuclease: MISSMTGYGSASRQVSLGAGVVADLQVECRAVNSRFLDLGFRLPDECRGAEPAIREMATQSLSRGKVEFRAAWRVNSGAAGTAKSNPHALGALNKDRLDALYTLQEKAQEAFPKAVELSIAEVLRWPGVVSEPRGEEEGWIAATVEAARAALAALTESRHAEGKALVGVLTTITGKMREIVKVIEPKVPEYVAQYQEKLTERLAEALAAQEQAKGGAELMERIRQEVVLYAVRIDVAEEFARLKTHLQAVDNALAGKGPVGKRLDFLMQELNREANTLSSKSVSEECTQAALELKLLIEQMREQVQNLE, translated from the coding sequence ATGATATCGAGCATGACTGGTTATGGCAGCGCTTCTCGCCAAGTCTCCCTAGGAGCTGGTGTAGTTGCTGATCTGCAGGTGGAATGTAGGGCTGTCAATAGCCGCTTTCTGGATTTGGGCTTCCGTCTTCCGGATGAGTGCCGTGGGGCTGAGCCCGCCATACGGGAAATGGCAACGCAAAGCCTTTCCCGAGGAAAAGTCGAGTTTAGGGCTGCTTGGAGGGTCAATAGCGGGGCAGCTGGCACAGCCAAAAGCAATCCGCATGCCTTAGGCGCCCTCAATAAAGATCGTCTAGATGCGCTCTATACCCTTCAAGAAAAAGCCCAAGAAGCTTTCCCAAAGGCAGTCGAATTAAGTATTGCCGAAGTCTTGCGTTGGCCTGGAGTAGTGTCTGAGCCACGCGGCGAAGAAGAAGGCTGGATTGCGGCTACAGTTGAAGCAGCTCGCGCAGCTTTAGCAGCGCTTACTGAAAGTCGTCACGCTGAGGGCAAAGCTCTGGTGGGTGTGCTCACTACGATTACCGGCAAGATGCGCGAGATTGTCAAAGTGATTGAACCCAAGGTTCCAGAGTATGTCGCTCAATATCAAGAAAAGTTAACTGAACGCCTAGCCGAAGCTCTGGCTGCTCAAGAGCAAGCAAAAGGCGGCGCAGAATTAATGGAACGTATTCGCCAAGAGGTTGTTCTGTACGCAGTACGGATCGATGTGGCAGAAGAGTTCGCGCGCTTGAAAACCCATCTACAAGCAGTAGATAACGCTCTAGCTGGCAAAGGTCCTGTCGGTAAGCGTTTAGATTTCTTAATGCAAGAGTTAAACCGTGAGGCCAATACTCTGAGCTCTAAATCTGTTTCCGAGGAATGTACGCAAGCTGCACTTGAGCTCAAGCTCTTAATTGAGCAAATGCGCGAGCAAGTACAAAACCTAGAGTAA
- the rph gene encoding ribonuclease PH has translation MSSPNLANITRPSGRKPKDLRPVTISRAFTKHAEGSVLIAFGDTKVLCTASILDKVPPHKRGSGEGWVTAEYGMLPRSTHTRSDREAARGKQSGRTQEIQRLIGRAMRSVFNLKTLGERTIHLDCDVLQADGGTRTASITGAYVAARDAVNQLLKSGALTQDPIIDSVAAISVGIYQGAPVLDLDYPEDSSCDTDMNVVMTGKGGMIEVQGTAEGAAFSRAELNALLDLAEQGIQELTQLQIDSLK, from the coding sequence ATGAGCAGCCCAAACTTAGCTAATATCACCCGCCCAAGCGGACGCAAACCAAAAGACTTGCGCCCCGTGACAATATCTAGAGCCTTTACGAAACATGCCGAAGGATCTGTCTTAATTGCATTCGGTGACACTAAGGTTCTTTGCACTGCCAGCATTCTAGATAAAGTACCGCCCCACAAAAGAGGTTCAGGTGAAGGTTGGGTTACCGCTGAATACGGCATGCTTCCCCGCTCTACACATACCCGCAGCGATCGTGAAGCTGCACGCGGCAAACAATCTGGTCGTACCCAAGAAATTCAACGTTTAATCGGTCGTGCAATGCGTAGTGTATTTAATCTAAAAACTCTTGGCGAGCGCACCATCCATTTGGATTGCGATGTTTTGCAAGCAGACGGTGGAACACGTACCGCTTCAATTACCGGTGCCTATGTTGCCGCTCGTGATGCCGTGAATCAATTGCTTAAAAGTGGTGCCTTAACTCAAGATCCCATCATTGATAGCGTTGCCGCGATTTCTGTGGGCATCTACCAAGGTGCACCTGTCCTGGATCTAGATTACCCAGAAGATTCTTCCTGCGATACCGATATGAATGTCGTGATGACTGGTAAAGGCGGCATGATCGAGGTACAAGGCACGGCCGAGGGCGCTGCTTTTTCAAGAGCAGAATTAAATGCCCTACTAGATTTAGCTGAACAAGGCATTCAAGAGCTCACTCAATTACAAATTGATTCTTTAAAGTAA
- the rdgB gene encoding RdgB/HAM1 family non-canonical purine NTP pyrophosphatase, with protein MKKLVLASNNAGKVREFQALLAPLNFQVIPQGELGIPSAEEPHYTFVENALAKARHASAASGLPALADDSGICAHALHGEPGVLSARYAGEQGDDAANNQKLIAALKEQSDREAHYVCALVMVRSENDPEPLIVQTRWYGKIIDEAKGSHGFGYDPFFFLPELQMTAAEMDPAQKNLISHRGQALRELITQLQSRA; from the coding sequence ATGAAGAAATTAGTCCTAGCCTCTAACAACGCTGGCAAAGTAAGGGAGTTTCAGGCGCTCTTAGCCCCCTTGAACTTCCAAGTGATCCCACAAGGTGAACTAGGCATTCCTTCGGCTGAAGAGCCGCACTACACTTTTGTTGAAAACGCCTTAGCAAAGGCTCGTCACGCCAGTGCTGCAAGCGGCCTTCCCGCTCTGGCCGATGATTCAGGCATTTGCGCCCATGCTCTTCATGGTGAACCTGGCGTATTGTCAGCCCGCTATGCCGGTGAGCAAGGGGATGATGCTGCCAATAATCAAAAACTCATTGCTGCATTAAAAGAGCAAAGTGATCGAGAGGCGCATTACGTTTGCGCCTTAGTGATGGTTCGCAGTGAGAATGATCCCGAGCCACTCATTGTGCAAACACGCTGGTATGGCAAGATTATTGATGAAGCTAAAGGAAGTCATGGCTTTGGTTACGACCCGTTCTTTTTCCTACCAGAACTTCAGATGACAGCGGCTGAAATGGATCCAGCGCAAAAGAATTTAATCAGCCATCGTGGTCAAGCCTTACGCGAACTTATTACTCAGCTTCAGTCACGTGCTTAA
- the hemW gene encoding radical SAM family heme chaperone HemW, with amino-acid sequence MVKPYANLLLSFSHVLNPVTLSALPPLALYIHFPWCEKKCPYCDFNSHQIKDAKSSTNGFDEPRYIKALIADLETELPNIWGRQVHSVFIGGGTPSLLSPEGMDQLLSAVRARINLEPDAEITMEANPGSVEAEKFAAFAKSGINRVSLGIQSFQDEQLKALGRIHNGAEAKRAVQIALDHFKSVNIDLMYGLPNQNLDSAKTDIETALSFNTPHLSLYNLTLEPNTYFANFPPKLPNEEVIDAMFDQNVDLLSKAGYRRYEISAYAKKDQECKHNLNYWRFGDYIGIGAGAHGKISYPNKITRQVRERHPETYMQLMESKGNALIESREIEAKDLPFEFMLNTLRLSDGVDTNTYSERTGLPLSTISKGLNEACKKGLLDENPSKLKATDQGLRYLNNLQEIFLS; translated from the coding sequence GTGGTCAAGCCTTACGCGAACTTATTACTCAGCTTCAGTCACGTGCTTAATCCAGTTACTCTTAGCGCGTTACCGCCGTTAGCGCTTTACATCCACTTTCCCTGGTGTGAAAAGAAATGTCCTTATTGCGATTTTAATTCCCATCAAATTAAGGATGCCAAAAGCAGTACCAATGGGTTTGATGAGCCGCGCTATATCAAAGCCTTGATTGCAGATCTAGAAACAGAGCTTCCTAATATTTGGGGGCGACAAGTCCATAGCGTTTTTATCGGCGGTGGCACCCCTAGCCTGCTCTCACCAGAAGGTATGGATCAATTGCTTTCAGCGGTTCGTGCGCGCATTAATCTGGAGCCTGATGCTGAAATCACTATGGAGGCCAATCCTGGATCAGTTGAGGCTGAAAAATTTGCTGCGTTTGCCAAAAGCGGGATTAATCGCGTATCCCTAGGTATTCAGAGCTTCCAAGATGAACAACTTAAGGCTCTAGGTCGCATTCACAATGGCGCGGAAGCTAAGCGTGCAGTGCAAATTGCCTTAGATCACTTCAAATCAGTCAATATCGATTTGATGTATGGCCTACCAAATCAAAACCTGGATTCTGCCAAGACTGATATTGAAACAGCCCTCTCTTTTAATACGCCCCACCTTTCTTTATATAACCTCACCTTAGAGCCCAATACTTACTTTGCAAATTTTCCACCCAAGCTTCCGAACGAGGAAGTGATTGATGCGATGTTTGATCAAAATGTAGATCTACTGTCTAAAGCAGGCTATCGGCGTTATGAAATATCGGCTTATGCCAAGAAAGATCAAGAGTGCAAACACAATCTGAACTACTGGCGCTTCGGGGATTACATCGGTATTGGTGCAGGTGCACATGGAAAAATTTCCTATCCCAATAAGATTACCCGTCAAGTGCGAGAACGCCATCCAGAAACGTATATGCAGTTGATGGAATCTAAAGGCAATGCCTTAATTGAATCTCGTGAAATTGAAGCTAAAGACCTCCCCTTTGAATTTATGCTCAACACCTTACGTTTAAGCGATGGTGTAGATACCAATACCTATAGTGAGCGGACAGGGTTACCTTTAAGCACGATTAGCAAAGGCTTGAATGAGGCCTGCAAAAAAGGCCTCTTGGATGAAAATCCTAGCAAACTAAAGGCTACAGATCAGGGTTTACGCTATCTGAACAACCTGCAGGAAATATTTCTCAGTTAA
- a CDS encoding Bug family tripartite tricarboxylate transporter substrate binding protein, with translation MLSFNSIAQSKVWPDKPVKLIVGFPPGGGSDAVARVIAINLSQMWGQQVIVDNRGGAAGTIAADLVAKSAPDGYTLGLAHVNAMSIIPALGQKMSYNAATDFTPIVLLGITPNILIANVDAPAKNVKDLVAYMKQNPGKVTFGSAGNGSTQHLAFELFMHMAGTQALHIPYKGSGPVLVDLMAGHITYAFETMAAATPHIQSGKVIPLAQTRTKRSPAYPNLPTMDQLGFVGFEATAWYGLMGPANLDPKIVQKINTDVNTILRKPEVQAKMADVGAEDGGGTPAAFSKFIVKDRNQWAKLVKDAKLQVDLN, from the coding sequence TTGCTTTCATTTAATTCAATTGCCCAATCTAAAGTATGGCCCGATAAGCCGGTCAAACTGATTGTTGGCTTCCCACCAGGCGGCGGCTCTGATGCAGTAGCCCGCGTCATTGCAATCAACTTATCTCAAATGTGGGGTCAGCAAGTCATTGTTGATAACCGCGGTGGCGCTGCCGGTACGATTGCAGCAGATCTAGTAGCCAAGTCAGCGCCTGATGGTTACACGCTTGGACTTGCGCATGTGAACGCCATGTCCATCATTCCTGCTTTGGGGCAAAAAATGTCCTATAACGCAGCGACGGATTTCACACCCATCGTCTTGCTGGGTATCACGCCCAATATTTTGATAGCTAACGTAGATGCGCCTGCAAAGAACGTTAAAGATTTAGTTGCCTATATGAAACAAAATCCAGGCAAAGTCACTTTTGGCTCGGCAGGCAACGGCAGCACTCAACATCTTGCCTTTGAATTATTCATGCATATGGCAGGTACCCAAGCCTTGCATATCCCCTATAAAGGTAGCGGTCCAGTACTCGTGGATTTAATGGCAGGACATATCACCTATGCCTTTGAAACTATGGCTGCTGCTACACCACATATTCAAAGTGGCAAAGTCATTCCTTTGGCCCAAACACGCACCAAACGCTCTCCTGCCTACCCCAACCTCCCCACCATGGATCAACTCGGTTTTGTAGGATTTGAGGCTACTGCTTGGTACGGCTTAATGGGTCCAGCTAACTTAGACCCAAAAATTGTGCAAAAGATTAATACCGACGTCAATACGATTTTACGAAAGCCAGAAGTGCAAGCCAAGATGGCTGATGTGGGAGCAGAGGATGGTGGCGGCACCCCAGCGGCCTTCAGTAAATTTATTGTCAAAGATCGAAATCAATGGGCAAAGTTGGTGAAAGATGCCAAGCTGCAGGTTGACCTGAACTAA
- a CDS encoding alkyl/aryl-sulfatase yields MNFTISKMAFAVSLMASSFAFAAGGGGVVVDPGAMEGKHFDPKGQAPSSYTVDLQNNLRKTLPFEDKRDFEESKKGFIAAPTYKSIMADAGNVAWDMGSYDFLLQGKDFDSVHPSLQRQAILNMGYGLYEVVPEKIYQVRGFDLANISFIKTNTGWIVFDPLTAKETARAALELVNEKLGKRPVVAVVYSHSHGDHFGGVRGVVDEADVKSGKVKVIAPVGFMDHAVAENVYAGNAMTRRMYFQYGVLLPRSPFGHVDQAIGKNTAAGSLGLIEPNVYITQPFETMTVDGVEMEFQNTPGTEAPAEMNTYFPQFKAFWAAENITATIHNIYTLRGALVRDSLAWSKNINNALYRYGTQSEVMFASHSWPRWGNERIQEVMRTQRDSYAHLHNEVLHLANNGVTINEIQNVYKQPESLKTQWAAHSYHGSEEHNSRAVINRYLGYWDANPATLAPLSPRDSAPLYVEMMGGSSKILAKGRQLYKQGKYREAMEIVNKLVYAQPDNTAAKDLLADIFEQIGYQKESASMRNSFLGAAYELRHGMPSGASPKSNGPDMIKAMTTELWLNSLAISMDSKKATGMNFVINLDTPDNGEKFVIEMSNSTLTNIKGQQAKDPTLTITLNRSDLEQVMGGQTTFDRLLAEGKVKFVGDRKAFDQLKGTLTVFKPDFELMPGTKPKTAPQVQKTTRDPFEAQELAITAGE; encoded by the coding sequence ATGAATTTTACTATTTCTAAAATGGCTTTTGCGGTTTCATTGATGGCTAGTAGCTTTGCTTTTGCTGCCGGTGGCGGGGGCGTAGTAGTTGATCCTGGCGCAATGGAGGGAAAGCACTTTGATCCTAAGGGGCAGGCCCCATCGAGCTACACCGTTGATCTACAGAATAATTTGCGCAAGACTCTCCCGTTTGAAGATAAGCGCGACTTTGAAGAATCTAAAAAGGGATTTATTGCTGCCCCAACATATAAGTCCATCATGGCCGATGCTGGGAATGTTGCATGGGATATGGGTAGTTATGATTTTCTGCTTCAAGGTAAAGACTTTGATAGCGTTCATCCATCCTTGCAGCGCCAAGCGATTCTCAATATGGGATACGGGCTGTACGAAGTTGTCCCCGAGAAAATCTATCAAGTGCGTGGGTTTGACTTAGCCAATATTAGCTTCATCAAAACAAACACAGGTTGGATCGTCTTTGATCCATTGACTGCGAAAGAGACAGCTCGGGCTGCCTTAGAGTTAGTCAATGAAAAATTAGGTAAGCGCCCTGTGGTTGCGGTGGTGTATTCCCATTCTCACGGGGATCACTTTGGCGGTGTTCGTGGTGTAGTGGATGAGGCAGACGTGAAAAGCGGCAAAGTCAAAGTCATAGCCCCGGTAGGCTTTATGGATCATGCCGTTGCTGAGAATGTCTATGCCGGTAATGCAATGACGCGTCGGATGTACTTTCAGTACGGCGTTTTATTACCCCGGAGCCCCTTTGGGCATGTGGACCAAGCGATTGGCAAGAATACCGCTGCAGGAAGCTTGGGATTAATTGAGCCCAATGTATACATCACTCAACCATTTGAAACCATGACGGTAGATGGGGTGGAAATGGAGTTCCAAAATACGCCTGGCACTGAGGCGCCTGCGGAAATGAATACCTACTTCCCGCAATTTAAAGCATTTTGGGCTGCTGAAAATATCACGGCAACGATTCATAACATCTATACCTTACGAGGCGCATTAGTGCGCGACTCATTGGCTTGGTCTAAAAATATTAACAACGCTTTATATCGGTATGGCACTCAGAGTGAAGTGATGTTTGCTTCGCATAGCTGGCCACGTTGGGGTAACGAACGCATTCAGGAGGTGATGCGTACACAACGTGATAGTTATGCTCATTTGCACAATGAAGTGTTGCACTTGGCAAACAATGGCGTCACCATTAATGAAATTCAGAATGTCTATAAGCAACCAGAGAGTTTAAAAACCCAGTGGGCTGCTCATAGCTATCATGGTTCTGAGGAACACAATAGCCGCGCCGTAATCAACCGCTATCTAGGTTATTGGGATGCCAATCCGGCAACCCTGGCGCCCCTATCACCAAGAGATTCTGCTCCTTTGTACGTTGAAATGATGGGTGGTTCGTCAAAGATCTTGGCGAAAGGACGACAGCTTTATAAACAAGGTAAATATCGCGAGGCGATGGAGATTGTCAATAAATTGGTTTACGCTCAACCCGACAATACTGCAGCCAAAGATTTACTTGCAGATATCTTTGAGCAAATTGGCTACCAAAAAGAGAGCGCAAGCATGCGTAATAGTTTTTTAGGGGCGGCGTATGAGTTGCGTCATGGAATGCCATCAGGAGCCTCTCCAAAATCCAATGGACCTGACATGATCAAGGCGATGACTACCGAGTTATGGCTTAACTCACTAGCAATTAGTATGGACAGTAAAAAAGCTACTGGCATGAATTTCGTTATCAATCTCGATACGCCTGATAACGGCGAAAAATTTGTAATTGAGATGAGTAACTCGACCTTAACGAATATCAAAGGTCAGCAAGCCAAGGATCCAACACTAACGATTACTCTGAATCGCAGTGATTTAGAGCAAGTCATGGGCGGTCAAACTACATTCGACAGGCTTTTGGCTGAAGGCAAAGTGAAGTTTGTTGGCGACCGTAAGGCCTTTGATCAACTGAAAGGTACCTTAACTGTCTTTAAGCCAGACTTTGAGCTCATGCCAGGCACCAAACCTAAGACTGCGCCTCAAGTTCAGAAAACAACTCGCGATCCATTTGAAGCGCAAGAGTTGGCCATTACTGCGGGTGAGTAG